The Spirosoma radiotolerans genome has a window encoding:
- a CDS encoding DUF1003 domain-containing protein: METDRDHPNRQVSSHMAGIVERNIKALLARRQQEKARKILSDKLADTVTDFAGSLRFVWIHILLFGGWIAWNLGWLGLKPFDPSLVVLAMAASVEAIFLSTFVLISQNRMAALADKRADLDLQVSLLAEHEITRLVTLVTEIAKKMDIPAAHDPEIAELAKDVRPENVLDTMERHERDSL, encoded by the coding sequence ATGGAAACGGACCGTGATCACCCTAATCGGCAAGTAAGTTCGCACATGGCCGGTATTGTCGAGCGTAACATCAAGGCCCTGTTGGCACGCCGACAGCAGGAGAAGGCAAGGAAGATCTTATCTGATAAACTGGCCGATACGGTCACGGATTTTGCGGGCAGTTTACGCTTTGTCTGGATTCATATCCTGCTGTTTGGCGGCTGGATTGCCTGGAACCTAGGCTGGCTGGGGCTGAAGCCGTTCGATCCGTCGTTGGTCGTGCTGGCTATGGCGGCCTCGGTAGAAGCAATTTTTCTCTCCACATTTGTCCTCATTAGTCAAAACCGAATGGCCGCGCTGGCCGACAAACGTGCTGATCTGGACTTGCAGGTAAGTTTGCTGGCCGAACATGAAATCACACGGCTGGTAACGCTGGTAACCGAGATAGCCAAGAAGATGGATATTCCGGCTGCCCACGACCCGGAAATAGCTGAACTAGCCAAGGATGTACGGCCTGAAAACGTGCTGGATACTATGGAACGCCACGAACGGGACAGCTTATAG
- a CDS encoding SPW repeat domain-containing protein, translating to MAQTSQRLVMTSTRIEKLSLSDKTDSLMKPIPTKVHGLLDYTTGALFMASPWLFDFADNDKARQVALGTGVAVLGLSAFTDYEAGVVKKVPMTTHLTVDTLSGLLVAASPWLLGFAKRIVWPHLAFGILEVGAGLLTQPKPTSQKLI from the coding sequence ATGGCACAGACCAGCCAGCGGCTGGTTATGACAAGTACGCGCATTGAAAAACTATCTCTGAGCGATAAAACAGATAGCCTTATGAAACCGATTCCAACCAAAGTCCATGGTTTGCTGGACTATACGACAGGGGCCCTCTTTATGGCATCACCCTGGCTGTTTGACTTTGCCGACAACGATAAGGCTCGCCAGGTAGCACTCGGTACGGGCGTTGCCGTATTGGGCTTATCGGCCTTTACCGATTACGAAGCTGGGGTAGTTAAAAAAGTACCCATGACGACACACCTAACCGTCGATACGCTAAGTGGCCTTCTGGTGGCGGCTTCGCCTTGGCTCCTGGGTTTCGCTAAACGCATCGTCTGGCCACATCTTGCCTTTGGCATTCTTGAGGTAGGGGCAGGTTTGCTAACTCAGCCCAAGCCTACATCCCAAAAATTAATCTAG
- a CDS encoding manganese catalase family protein, whose translation MFYHDKKLQYNVRVDKPNPQFARALQQAIGGIEGEIRVCLQYLFQAWNSRGPVRYRDMLLDTGTEEIAHIEMLATAVSLNLEGASSSVIDTIVGNDPIMEKIVGGGDPRHFLSGGLGALASDANGVPFNGSWVVSSGNIAADMYANVMAEATGRTLATRLYELTDDAGMKDMLSFLIARDTMHQQQWLAVLEELGNGDARNVLPIPNSFPQNLENQEFNYAFVNTNIDPAEPTVGVNRRWTHGPSLDGRSEFREVKAQPMGGEPMLGPPTPAGHAQTEQMEGAGQKS comes from the coding sequence ATGTTCTATCACGACAAGAAACTACAGTATAATGTACGGGTTGACAAACCAAACCCGCAGTTTGCACGCGCCCTTCAGCAAGCCATTGGCGGCATTGAAGGAGAGATTCGGGTATGTTTACAGTATCTTTTTCAGGCATGGAACTCGCGTGGTCCCGTGCGCTACCGCGATATGCTGTTAGACACAGGCACCGAAGAGATTGCCCACATTGAGATGCTGGCTACCGCTGTGTCCCTCAATCTGGAAGGCGCGTCGAGTAGCGTGATTGACACGATTGTTGGGAACGACCCGATCATGGAGAAAATCGTTGGTGGTGGCGACCCACGGCATTTTTTGTCGGGTGGTCTGGGTGCCCTGGCGTCGGATGCCAACGGTGTCCCCTTCAATGGCTCCTGGGTAGTGAGTTCGGGAAATATTGCCGCTGACATGTATGCCAACGTTATGGCCGAAGCAACGGGCCGTACCCTGGCAACACGCCTGTATGAATTGACGGATGACGCTGGGATGAAAGACATGCTGTCTTTCCTGATTGCCCGCGACACCATGCACCAGCAACAATGGCTAGCCGTTTTGGAAGAGTTGGGCAACGGCGATGCTCGTAATGTGCTGCCAATTCCAAACAGCTTCCCCCAAAACCTGGAAAATCAGGAGTTCAACTATGCCTTTGTAAACACGAATATTGATCCCGCAGAGCCAACCGTTGGCGTTAATCGCCGGTGGACCCATGGCCCATCGCTGGATGGCCGGAGCGAGTTTCGGGAGGTGAAAGCGCAGCCGATGGGTGGCGAACCAATGTTAGGTCCACCAACACCCGCGGGCCATGCGCAGACAGAACAAATGGAAGGAGCAGGCCAAAAAAGCTAA
- a CDS encoding TonB-dependent receptor, translated as MAQHYRTYLFFLGLLCCLTTVSGQALPEKPISGDFSNLRFSQFVERIEAQTAYRFFYNPADTDSLSVDMRIEKQTVRSVLQQLFNGTKYSFAIDNQQRVYITTTRPIRTELPIGFFVRGRSDAGVDSTYLMESQVKRVEPEAKVYEIGKRTNPIRPGRSTLSGYVRNVSSGEPIVGAAVYLDNPRIGTVSDQFGFYSITLPRGRHELKLRSIGLKDTRRRIILYADGKFDMDMEDDVIALKEVVIEAEKDKNISGLQMGQERVDIKSIKQVPTALGEADLLRVIQTLPGVKTVGESSTGLNVRGGATDQNLILYNDATIYNSSHLFGFFSAFNPDMIKSAELYKSAIPSRFGGRLSSVLDVQTRDGNKKKFVGSGGIGLLTGRLTLEGPLLKDKTSFIAGVRSSYSDWLLKQLQNASFQKSQAQFYDVNLHITHDFNEKNTIYLTGYLSQDRFKLNSDTAYRYQNQTATLKWKHIITNKLYSVFTGSYSGYKYDVSSDKNPVNAYKLAFSIKQSQAKADFNYYPTNQHAVDFGVSATHYKISPGTFGPNGGESLILPDVVPTEQGLESAIYLGDRFDINPKLSISAGLRYSLYSYLGPGSVYQYASGFPKSVNTIVDTLSYGNNKAISTYHGPEYRLAIRYSLSNTASVKASFNRTRQYIQMLSNTTVISPTDIWKLSDPNIKPQVGDQYAVGIYKNNRNNTIELSVEAYYKTLQNLLDYRSGATLILNHHIETDVVQAEGKAYGIEFLVKKMTGKLNGWLSYTYARTLLRTNGLNNSENINQGNFYPSSYDKPHDFTMISNYKINRRFSLSLNFTYSTGRPITLPVGKYILDNSARLLYSERNQYRIPDYYRADIAMNIEGNHKVKKLAHSSWTVSVYNLLGRHNAYSVYFKAENGRINGYQLSIFGNPIPSITYNFRF; from the coding sequence ATGGCTCAACATTACCGCACCTATCTCTTCTTTCTCGGCCTGCTTTGTTGCCTGACAACCGTATCAGGACAGGCCTTACCCGAAAAACCCATCAGTGGCGATTTTTCAAACCTGCGCTTTAGCCAATTTGTTGAGCGAATTGAAGCCCAGACTGCCTATCGTTTTTTCTACAACCCGGCTGATACCGACAGCCTTTCGGTCGATATGCGGATTGAGAAGCAAACCGTCCGGTCCGTCCTTCAGCAGCTTTTCAATGGCACGAAATATTCGTTTGCCATTGATAACCAACAACGCGTTTACATCACAACAACCCGGCCCATTCGCACCGAGTTGCCCATTGGCTTCTTTGTGCGGGGGCGCTCGGATGCGGGCGTCGATTCAACGTACCTGATGGAGAGCCAGGTAAAACGAGTAGAGCCCGAAGCGAAAGTATACGAAATCGGCAAGCGCACCAATCCGATCAGGCCGGGGCGATCGACGCTCTCGGGCTATGTGCGTAATGTATCTTCCGGCGAGCCAATTGTGGGGGCAGCCGTCTATCTGGACAATCCACGGATTGGCACCGTTTCCGACCAGTTTGGCTTTTATTCCATCACGCTACCACGCGGACGGCACGAGCTGAAACTGCGTAGCATCGGCCTTAAGGACACCCGGCGCCGGATTATCCTGTATGCCGATGGCAAGTTTGATATGGATATGGAAGACGATGTGATTGCCCTGAAAGAAGTGGTGATTGAGGCCGAAAAAGACAAAAACATCTCGGGCCTTCAAATGGGTCAGGAACGGGTCGACATCAAAAGCATCAAACAAGTCCCAACGGCGCTGGGCGAGGCCGATCTGCTCCGGGTTATTCAGACGCTGCCGGGCGTCAAAACGGTGGGCGAAAGCTCGACCGGGCTTAACGTGCGCGGGGGTGCTACGGATCAGAACCTGATTTTATACAACGATGCAACGATCTATAACTCGTCGCACTTGTTCGGCTTTTTCTCGGCCTTCAACCCCGACATGATCAAGAGCGCCGAGCTCTACAAAAGCGCCATTCCATCGCGGTTTGGGGGTCGGTTGTCGTCGGTGCTGGATGTGCAGACGCGGGATGGCAACAAAAAGAAGTTTGTCGGATCGGGGGGAATTGGCCTGCTCACGGGCCGACTGACGCTGGAAGGGCCCCTGCTTAAAGACAAAACATCGTTCATTGCGGGGGTTCGGTCCTCCTACTCCGACTGGTTGCTCAAACAACTGCAAAACGCGTCTTTTCAGAAAAGCCAGGCGCAGTTTTATGACGTCAATCTGCACATTACACACGATTTTAATGAGAAAAATACGATCTACCTGACCGGCTACTTAAGTCAGGATCGGTTTAAACTCAATAGCGATACCGCCTATCGGTATCAGAACCAGACCGCAACCCTGAAATGGAAACACATTATCACGAACAAACTCTATAGTGTCTTTACGGGAAGCTACAGCGGCTATAAATACGATGTATCGAGTGATAAGAATCCGGTCAATGCTTATAAGCTGGCTTTTTCCATTAAGCAGTCGCAGGCAAAAGCAGACTTTAACTATTACCCAACCAACCAGCATGCCGTTGATTTTGGGGTCAGTGCTACCCATTATAAAATTTCCCCCGGCACGTTCGGTCCCAATGGGGGTGAATCGTTGATTTTGCCCGATGTAGTACCCACGGAGCAGGGACTGGAAAGTGCAATATACCTTGGCGACCGTTTCGATATTAACCCAAAGCTATCGATCAGCGCCGGACTGCGCTATTCGCTGTATTCGTATTTAGGACCGGGGTCGGTATACCAATACGCGTCGGGTTTTCCAAAATCGGTGAATACCATCGTCGACACCCTTTCGTATGGCAACAACAAAGCCATTTCAACGTACCACGGGCCGGAGTATCGGCTGGCCATCCGGTATTCACTATCAAACACGGCTTCTGTGAAAGCGAGCTTCAACCGGACCCGGCAGTACATTCAGATGCTATCGAACACAACGGTTATTTCGCCGACGGACATCTGGAAACTGAGCGACCCAAATATCAAGCCGCAGGTAGGCGATCAATATGCGGTGGGTATCTATAAAAACAACCGCAATAACACCATTGAACTGTCAGTCGAAGCGTACTACAAAACCCTTCAGAATCTACTCGATTACCGGAGTGGTGCCACACTGATCCTGAACCACCACATCGAAACGGATGTCGTGCAGGCCGAAGGCAAAGCCTACGGTATCGAGTTTCTGGTCAAGAAAATGACCGGCAAACTGAACGGCTGGTTGAGCTACACCTACGCCCGAACACTCCTGCGTACCAATGGGCTCAATAACAGCGAGAACATTAATCAGGGCAATTTTTACCCCAGCAGCTACGACAAGCCGCACGACTTCACGATGATCAGCAATTACAAGATAAACCGTCGGTTTAGCCTGTCGCTGAATTTCACCTACAGCACCGGGCGACCCATTACCCTTCCGGTTGGCAAGTACATACTCGACAATTCGGCCCGGCTGCTTTATTCAGAACGCAATCAGTATCGAATTCCGGACTATTACCGCGCCGATATCGCCATGAATATTGAGGGCAATCATAAAGTAAAAAAGCTGGCCCACAGTTCCTGGACTGTTTCGGTCTATAATCTGCTGGGTCGGCACAATGCGTATTCGGTGTATTTTAAAGCCGAAAATGGCCGCATCAACGGCTATCAGCTATCCATTTTTGGCAACCCTATCCCATCCATCACGTATAACTTCAGATTTTGA
- a CDS encoding DUF4142 domain-containing protein, with product MKTKSMAFGLFVSLSLATASLAQQTNSTMTAGSTTTVGKESTSSFDSQNKKGAAAVAAVKASPEKLSGADQDLMLQVAKGGVMQLEASKLAVQQATNPEIKLLAQAEVDEQTGLSAKLQEIASAKGMTLPTGPDAETQTMLSKLQSATGMSFDRLYLTESGVKGHEKLDIVMSTVQSSASDASLKAVAKAAHPLIKTHLKVARQIVDKL from the coding sequence ATGAAAACCAAGTCAATGGCTTTCGGCCTGTTCGTATCTCTGTCTCTCGCAACGGCATCGCTGGCGCAGCAGACCAATTCAACGATGACCGCGGGCTCGACCACTACGGTGGGTAAGGAAAGTACCTCGTCGTTCGACAGTCAAAACAAGAAAGGGGCGGCCGCTGTAGCCGCCGTGAAGGCCAGCCCCGAGAAACTCTCCGGTGCCGATCAGGACCTGATGTTACAGGTGGCCAAAGGGGGCGTTATGCAGTTAGAAGCCAGCAAGCTGGCCGTACAACAAGCCACTAACCCCGAAATCAAGCTTCTGGCACAGGCCGAAGTAGACGAACAAACTGGCTTGTCGGCTAAACTCCAGGAAATTGCCAGTGCGAAAGGCATGACGCTGCCCACAGGACCGGATGCCGAAACGCAGACGATGCTGAGTAAGTTACAGAGTGCGACGGGGATGTCTTTCGACCGCCTGTACCTGACCGAGAGTGGTGTTAAAGGCCACGAGAAACTCGACATCGTTATGTCAACTGTTCAGTCGAGCGCATCGGACGCCAGCCTGAAAGCCGTTGCCAAAGCGGCTCATCCTCTGATAAAAACCCACCTGAAAGTGGCTCGGCAAATTGTCGACAAATTATAA
- a CDS encoding response regulator, translated as MKSKSDQARIKANFSQAKVLVIDDSDDHWLLIKKAMQACLSEVTAVRAATTDEALDWLKEWQTQEWELPKLIIQDLYVPKRENGWALLRAIKEMPAPLNQIPIVMLSSSTSSYDIMHAYKLGVSSYLTKPGSYEEWIAYFQEVRTYWWETVSLPPLQFSV; from the coding sequence ATGAAAAGTAAAAGCGATCAAGCCCGAATTAAGGCAAACTTTAGCCAGGCCAAAGTACTGGTCATCGACGATAGTGATGACCATTGGCTCCTCATAAAGAAAGCCATGCAAGCGTGCCTTTCTGAAGTGACGGCCGTACGGGCTGCCACTACGGACGAAGCACTTGATTGGCTGAAAGAGTGGCAAACTCAGGAGTGGGAGCTACCCAAACTAATTATACAGGATTTGTATGTACCGAAGCGGGAGAATGGATGGGCGTTGCTCCGGGCTATAAAAGAGATGCCTGCTCCGTTGAATCAAATCCCGATTGTCATGCTTAGCTCATCCACGAGCAGTTATGATATTATGCACGCTTATAAACTAGGGGTCTCCTCGTACCTGACTAAGCCCGGCAGTTATGAAGAATGGATTGCCTATTTTCAGGAAGTACGTACATACTGGTGGGAAACGGTCAGCTTGCCTCCTCTACAATTTAGCGTATAA
- a CDS encoding family 1 glycosylhydrolase, which yields MSNRTISRWPKNKVQQTKLALWGGLECTVNRVGDDYQDQVIRSGHHQRPQDIDLIASLGISALRYPVLWERTAPNHPDELDWSWPDERLNRLQQVGIQPIVGLVHHGCGPRYATYDNPAFASELARYAGRVAERYPWIDAYTPVNEPLTTARFGGLYGHWYPHGYSSRVFVDLLLNECRATVLAMAEIRKVRPDAQLIQTDDLGKTHSTPLLNYQAELENERRWLSWDLLCGRVTPEHPLWDYLCRSGASERDLWFLVEHACPPSLIGVNHYVTSERYLDHRVHKYPPHICGGNGRHRYIDTEVVRGAPNQRTGLGGLLLEAWQRYGIPMVVTEAHLGDREEEQMRWLGEIWQQAQQAKALGVDVRAVTCWALMGLYDWHCLLTRRENKHEPGVFNVSSGHPEPTALVSMLQGLAAGKPVESLVPPGLGWWQVEHQFSALRSSFANAIQLC from the coding sequence ATGAGTAATCGTACTATAAGTCGATGGCCGAAAAACAAGGTTCAACAAACCAAATTGGCGTTGTGGGGCGGCCTGGAGTGTACCGTAAACCGGGTCGGTGATGACTATCAGGACCAGGTAATTCGAAGCGGCCATCATCAGCGACCGCAGGATATAGACTTAATTGCCAGCCTGGGCATTAGTGCCCTGCGTTACCCCGTTTTGTGGGAACGAACGGCTCCCAACCACCCTGATGAGCTGGACTGGAGCTGGCCTGACGAGCGATTGAACCGGTTGCAGCAGGTAGGTATTCAGCCCATTGTTGGTCTGGTGCATCACGGTTGCGGCCCTCGATATGCTACGTACGACAACCCCGCTTTTGCCAGCGAACTAGCCCGCTACGCAGGGCGTGTTGCGGAGCGATACCCCTGGATAGATGCCTATACGCCCGTCAACGAACCACTTACCACCGCTCGCTTTGGGGGACTTTATGGTCATTGGTATCCGCATGGCTATTCCAGCCGGGTGTTTGTCGATTTATTACTTAACGAGTGCCGGGCTACAGTTCTGGCTATGGCTGAGATCAGAAAGGTCAGGCCCGATGCTCAACTCATTCAAACCGACGACTTAGGGAAGACACACAGCACACCTCTACTAAACTACCAGGCTGAACTGGAAAATGAACGCCGATGGCTGAGTTGGGATTTGCTCTGTGGCCGGGTAACGCCAGAGCACCCTTTGTGGGACTATCTGTGCCGGTCCGGTGCAAGCGAACGTGACCTGTGGTTTCTGGTCGAACACGCCTGTCCCCCCTCGTTGATTGGGGTTAATCACTACGTAACCAGTGAGCGCTACCTCGACCATCGGGTGCATAAATATCCTCCTCATATATGTGGAGGCAACGGTCGTCATCGCTACATTGATACGGAGGTGGTACGGGGCGCACCAAACCAGCGCACTGGCCTTGGCGGATTGCTGCTGGAAGCCTGGCAACGCTATGGTATTCCGATGGTCGTTACGGAGGCTCACCTGGGCGACAGAGAAGAGGAGCAGATGCGGTGGCTGGGCGAAATCTGGCAACAGGCGCAGCAGGCAAAAGCACTTGGTGTTGATGTTCGGGCGGTAACGTGCTGGGCTTTAATGGGCTTGTATGATTGGCACTGCCTGCTTACCCGCCGGGAAAACAAGCACGAGCCCGGCGTATTTAATGTGAGCAGTGGTCATCCCGAACCAACGGCGCTGGTGTCTATGCTTCAGGGGCTGGCGGCTGGCAAACCCGTTGAGTCATTGGTGCCGCCGGGCCTGGGCTGGTGGCAGGTAGAACATCAATTCTCCGCTCTGAGGTCGTCATTCGCCAATGCGATACAACTCTGCTAA
- a CDS encoding DUF4249 domain-containing protein, with product MKNAAIKIFTWWLILLVGGCVDPYRPPEITSPGSYLVMNGFFNSAAGATSTIQLSRSQNLTDTKAPTVETKATVTIESQSKATFPLTEGTAGTYTLSGVTPQAGETYRLHVRTAKGVEYYSDYVPVIQTPPIDSVSWRIENNGVQINVNTHDPTNNTHYYRWEYDETWEYFTPYYSTLELKNNQIVDRPFSVNQCWRSGSSTNIMTTSTTRLSQDVVSQFPLVFVSSNSNKLSVKYSILVRQFALSQPGFDYYDQLAKITQNIGSIFDPQPSQITGNLHCTTNPNELALGFFRVGTVETKRIFITYTDVPFRTVTGYDGCVIDTFTQADIIKFQSTPIKKYGETSRYLVSSEFCVDCRLLGGVLTRPDFWK from the coding sequence ATGAAAAACGCAGCTATAAAAATCTTTACCTGGTGGCTCATCCTGCTCGTTGGCGGGTGCGTAGATCCCTACCGTCCACCCGAAATTACATCGCCGGGTAGTTATCTGGTGATGAACGGATTCTTCAACAGTGCAGCGGGCGCTACATCGACGATTCAGTTATCCCGCTCCCAGAACCTGACGGATACCAAAGCCCCGACCGTGGAAACGAAGGCCACCGTGACAATCGAAAGCCAGAGTAAAGCTACCTTTCCCCTGACAGAAGGTACGGCGGGTACCTATACCCTGTCGGGGGTAACGCCCCAAGCGGGGGAGACGTACCGCCTGCACGTGCGAACGGCCAAAGGGGTGGAGTACTACTCGGACTATGTACCGGTGATTCAGACGCCCCCCATCGACAGTGTGAGCTGGCGGATAGAAAACAACGGCGTACAGATCAATGTGAATACCCATGATCCAACCAACAATACACATTATTACCGCTGGGAGTACGACGAAACCTGGGAGTACTTTACGCCTTACTATTCAACGCTGGAGTTGAAGAATAACCAAATTGTTGACCGCCCGTTCAGCGTCAATCAATGCTGGCGCAGCGGCAGTTCCACCAACATCATGACCACCTCCACAACGCGGCTTAGCCAGGATGTTGTGAGCCAGTTCCCATTGGTCTTTGTCTCGAGTAATTCGAACAAGCTGAGCGTCAAATACAGCATTCTTGTCAGGCAGTTTGCCCTGAGCCAGCCGGGATTCGACTATTATGATCAACTGGCTAAGATAACGCAGAACATCGGCTCTATTTTCGACCCTCAGCCCTCGCAGATTACGGGAAACCTACACTGCACCACCAACCCAAACGAACTGGCGCTGGGCTTCTTCCGGGTAGGAACGGTGGAAACCAAACGAATTTTTATTACTTATACTGACGTGCCATTCCGTACGGTCACGGGCTACGACGGCTGTGTGATCGATACCTTTACGCAGGCTGATATCATAAAATTTCAGTCTACTCCAATCAAAAAATATGGTGAGACTAGTAGATACCTGGTCTCCTCTGAGTTTTGCGTGGATTGTCGCTTACTGGGCGGTGTACTGACAAGACCTGATTTCTGGAAATAA
- a CDS encoding PAS domain-containing protein, with the protein MNRTNLHSTELLQSVMMASPNGVLILQAIRGSNGQIIDLYMTMINAVAEQELDCPAVEALGQSFADAFPHLAEKNLLETYRQVLDTGQSAQFEVHYFRPPQAKLIWLAVSVVRLEKNLLITFADITETKMEVGEAAMTDTMQLVFDESVNGISIFNAIRDEHGQISDFRLMMVNEAGLRMTGYQRDDVVGRTIWEMYPATSINGLFKQYVRACETNQIIQVEHYYPEYDIWREGKIVPIPEGIMVTYNDTTAIKKAQEKVNQQARLLDAVLDYIPTGVAVVEPLWSDRGAPVRIVDFQIVQANSALEQVIGQPASQLVGQSLTHAFPDAETLLRHCREGIEEGSTQAFDLQLSQQPYRVSATAKGDQLLLAFTKLN; encoded by the coding sequence ATGAACCGGACGAATCTGCATTCAACAGAGTTATTGCAAAGCGTAATGATGGCGTCGCCTAACGGGGTGCTGATTCTTCAGGCGATCCGAGGGTCTAATGGCCAGATAATCGATCTGTACATGACGATGATAAACGCTGTGGCCGAGCAGGAACTGGATTGTCCCGCGGTTGAAGCATTAGGTCAGTCGTTCGCTGATGCCTTTCCTCATCTGGCCGAAAAAAACTTACTGGAAACCTACCGGCAGGTATTGGATACAGGACAATCGGCTCAGTTTGAGGTTCATTATTTTCGTCCTCCTCAGGCGAAGCTTATCTGGTTAGCCGTATCCGTTGTGCGGTTGGAAAAAAATCTCCTGATTACGTTCGCGGACATTACGGAAACGAAAATGGAGGTTGGTGAGGCAGCAATGACCGATACAATGCAACTGGTCTTCGATGAATCAGTCAATGGAATATCCATTTTTAACGCTATCCGCGACGAACATGGCCAGATCAGCGATTTCCGATTGATGATGGTAAATGAAGCCGGCCTGCGAATGACGGGCTATCAACGCGACGATGTGGTGGGCCGTACCATCTGGGAAATGTATCCGGCAACGAGCATCAATGGTCTTTTCAAGCAATATGTGCGGGCTTGCGAAACAAACCAGATCATTCAGGTAGAACACTATTATCCTGAGTATGACATCTGGCGGGAAGGGAAGATTGTCCCCATACCAGAAGGTATTATGGTTACCTATAATGATACGACAGCGATCAAAAAAGCCCAGGAAAAAGTTAATCAGCAGGCTCGGCTACTGGATGCCGTTCTGGACTATATTCCGACAGGAGTAGCTGTTGTCGAGCCCCTTTGGTCAGATAGGGGAGCCCCCGTCCGGATTGTTGACTTTCAGATCGTGCAGGCTAATTCGGCCTTAGAACAGGTCATTGGCCAGCCCGCATCGCAGCTAGTTGGCCAGTCCTTAACCCATGCGTTTCCTGACGCCGAAACGCTGCTTCGTCATTGCCGGGAAGGCATTGAGGAAGGCAGTACGCAGGCGTTTGACCTGCAACTGAGTCAGCAGCCGTACCGGGTTTCGGCAACCGCAAAGGGGGATCAGCTACTGCTGGCTTTCACCAAACTGAATTAA
- a CDS encoding T9SS type A sorting domain-containing protein has product MRKLLLFFALFVCKESLAQQAQCAVTTSYTLTYQSTDGAGNCTFLFKPTVTINQSGASVKLVRYTFTVGNTTVNVCYSDSPVVIANCNGSFNAMPSGANQVFPTATVVLPCSSGSLVMTGSTSAQGASTCTTQQVYSGPLPVKLVSFSGAAKPNGVKLNWVTEWESINAGFDVQKSTNAKSFEVIGTIKGNATTNQASTYEFTDQDVQPGQLYYYRLKQNDVDGSFTYSQIVAVRYTADQDIQAKVYPNATTGDSFMLSMLKAQSATVRLFTQAGVELPVTVTKTGDPNLVSVVAQSPLAKGIYLLKLSSADSQQQKSLKVVVQ; this is encoded by the coding sequence ATGAGAAAACTGTTACTATTTTTTGCCTTATTCGTATGTAAAGAAAGTTTAGCCCAGCAGGCTCAATGCGCCGTTACAACGAGTTATACACTCACCTATCAGTCAACGGATGGCGCTGGCAATTGTACCTTTCTATTTAAGCCCACCGTGACCATCAATCAGTCAGGGGCTTCTGTTAAGTTGGTACGATACACGTTCACCGTCGGTAATACGACCGTAAACGTCTGTTACTCCGACAGCCCGGTTGTTATCGCAAACTGCAATGGTTCCTTTAACGCCATGCCCAGTGGAGCGAATCAGGTATTCCCGACTGCCACCGTTGTCTTGCCCTGCAGTAGTGGTAGTCTGGTAATGACTGGAAGCACGTCTGCACAGGGCGCTAGCACGTGTACCACCCAACAGGTGTATAGCGGGCCTCTGCCCGTTAAACTCGTTTCGTTCTCCGGAGCCGCTAAACCGAATGGAGTAAAACTGAATTGGGTAACCGAATGGGAGTCTATCAATGCCGGGTTCGACGTTCAGAAAAGCACCAACGCTAAATCATTCGAGGTAATTGGTACTATAAAAGGGAATGCCACCACCAACCAGGCGTCTACCTATGAGTTTACTGATCAGGATGTTCAGCCAGGGCAGCTGTATTACTATCGCCTGAAACAGAACGATGTAGATGGATCGTTTACGTATTCCCAAATTGTGGCCGTTCGGTATACCGCAGATCAGGACATACAAGCCAAAGTGTATCCGAATGCAACCACAGGAGATAGCTTTATGCTCTCGATGCTGAAGGCCCAGTCGGCAACCGTTCGCCTGTTTACCCAGGCCGGGGTTGAACTGCCCGTAACGGTCACGAAAACAGGAGATCCGAATTTGGTTTCGGTCGTTGCTCAATCACCCTTAGCCAAAGGGATTTACCTCCTTAAACTTTCCAGTGCAGATAGCCAGCAGCAAAAGTCGCTGAAAGTAGTCGTTCAATGA